The genome window cataccatagaagaggtatcattacaagaatatttcaaaatgtccaaaatgtaaaccatgggaaatttaAACCTTTTTTGAATTATATCCTGACCCCAACTGCCCTTTCAGCCTGGACCCCGAAGCTGTAAGTGTAATTTTGTCTTGTACAGCTGAAGGACcatttgaaggttgtgtcaatgtcttcccaacctggcgagataaccagctggaagaggttggttgttacacgggctgtcctgtcgtctccaaaggtgtcaaggtcttcccaacctgaccagataaccagctgacaGAGGatagttgtttcagagtttgTAGGTTGTGTCaatgccttcacaatctgaataatTCGTattcccggcaaatgtggaaaatattgccactggtttacttcttcgcacatTTTGCACACGTTGTTGTGAGTTTGTATTGATTTTCTCCTATTTTTGTCACTTTCCACATACGATTGATGAAGTTATGGTTGATTTTAGTGTTTGTGCTGTATTGCCCGCTGGTGGGTCGGGTCAGAGGATGGCCATGCCAACTCCAaaacaatactgcagtgtccaaGGAAGGGAACTTTTCCTATACACAGTGGATGCATTTGAAAGGTTGGTGTATAAATACATAGGCCTAGGGCCAGCCTGGCCTACACTCCCACGCCACTGGTACTTGCACTTTTGCAAACTGTAATTCCGCAAAAAGTAAGCTGTGGCTAATTAGTGATTAATAATAACGTCACGTCAGTAACAAACATCATTTATGTTCCTCGAATACATGAATGCATAGCATTATGACTGATATGAGGGCATGTATTCTCTGGCTTACAATACAAGTGTCATTCCTATAGACGACTTGTTGCATGACGTCTGTCTACAGTCCTGATATCGTTACAAAAAAACATCACTGGCGACATAGAATTGTCAGTGGGCTATACCTTCCCCAGACACCACGAGCGATGTGGCTCTTACTTATACATGTCTTCCATTACACTAGTGCCTCCTGGATAGAGAAAGTTGTGCTCGTGGTCAGTCAAGACCGAATAGACTTTGTCAAAACATTACTGGAGGAGAATGGACATAAGAGGACGGTTGTTGTGGAAGGTGGTTCATCTAGACATCACTCTATCAGGAAAGGAGTAAATGCACTTGCTTCCAAACTAAATGGTAGGTATATGTTTTTTTGAGCTGAGGTAGGCCTGCTGCGTTGGCGTTGAGTTGATACCTGAGCTATTGCAGTGGAATCACCACTAGCAGTAAGACTTGTAGCACACTATTCACCTCTTTCCTGAACAGTGCCCCTGGTAATGGAGCATTGTTGAATTAATTTTGCCAGAATTGGGACACTCTTTTGACTGATCAATGTTGTCCTTTAGAcaggtatcctgattacagagtCGTTTGTGAGGCATGGGTTATGTTATTTTTCATCCAATAAATTCTTTCTTAAAACAGTTTACTTGCCGAGATTCAATGTACACTGATGTATGACTGATCTCAAGCAATATATGTTTTCTACTTAATCCAGGACAACAGACTCCTGATGTCGTGCTCATCCATGATGTGGTGAGGCCATTTCTGCAGGAGGAGATTCTCAGGGAGGTGGCTGTGGCTGCTAGAGACCATGGGGTAAGCTCTGCTCATGTAATTCCTTTAGCGGGAACTTTTGGATGTGATAAACCCCTGTATTTTGTATGGACTCTGTGGACTGGTATTCTGGTCCACAAACTCATTCCGGTGGTCACGATTTTTTCACTCAGCAATTTGATCCCCTAGTTCCTGCCAATAGTCCCCCGAAGGGATGGTATGTCATTGTCATGGAGGCCGAAGGTACAACAGTTCACTTCAGAGAGCCGAAGCTGATAGTAATACCTGGAGAAGCCTATTCTTACTTTCCTGCTTACTTTGAAATATAAATAAATGTACTACATTTGTCGTTTCAGGCAGCTGGAGCAATCAAACCTTTGGTATCAACTGTTGTTGCCAGGGATGCAGATGGATTTCTGGAATGCTCTCTGGATCGGTCAAAATATCGAGCAAGCGAGATGCCACAGGGGTTTCGCTTTGATGTAATACACACAGCTTATAAAAAGGTACTGAACCCCAAGAACAAAAACTTATTGTCGAGCAAAACGAAGCCAGTAAACTAAGATTATATCtcagaattttgtacattaTTGCACATAGAAATGCACCTAGAAATTATAATTGTTTCCTATCTTTTTAGTTTCTTTTGACACTTTGTTACTCTCCTTTTCAGTGCAATGACCATGATATGGAATATGGTACCGAGTGCCTTCATCTTGCCCAAAAATACTCCGGGGTCACTCCAATATTGGTGGAAACCTCATATGATCTGTGGAAGGTGAGATGCTTGTCAGCAAGCCATGGATTATACATTACCTGGGTTGCAAGATAAAATGACATCAATTTCATTGTGGCCTACTTCAGTGGTCTTGTCACATTAGATGCTTATGACCATGCTATCTATTCCCGCTACCATTATCAACCTTTTCTTATTTCTAGGTCACATATCCTAAAGACCTTTATGCTGCAGAAGGAATAATTAAAAGTAAGTGAAGAGCTTAGATCATTCCTAGTctgatgaatacatgtataaggtttATTAATAAAGGCAACTGTCGTTCCATTGCCTTCATCATTTGGTTCGTCTGTTACAGGTAGGATGAAAAGCACTGCCATAATATCAACTGAAGACACAGACGTTCTCTCAGAGCTAACGAGCCTTTTAAAATTGGATCTTAGTCAGGTAAATTGAACTCAAATTAAACCAGACTATTCTCCTTTTGCTCATCCTGGTTTAGGCACCAGGCTTCAAGAAAATCTTGGCTTTCGTCTCAATCGAAGGTTGACACATTCATACGGAAGTGACATACCCATGGTCACAAGCATCATGGCGGTGAAGGATATTGAACCAGCGGTGTTATGTTTGCGACACCTTCGAACTACTGGACCATTCGGCCATGATGGTGTGGCATAAATGTTGAATTTAACTTCAAAGAACAACATCTCTCCgatttttttcaggtggaaGTCTTCAATGAACTTAGCACCATTCCAGAACTCTTTCAGGATTCAATCATTGCTCTATCGAGTTATAAA of Lineus longissimus chromosome 9, tnLinLong1.2, whole genome shotgun sequence contains these proteins:
- the LOC135493674 gene encoding D-ribitol-5-phosphate cytidylyltransferase-like, with the protein product MVDFSVCAVLPAGGSGQRMAMPTPKQYCSVQGRELFLYTVDAFESASWIEKVVLVVSQDRIDFVKTLLEENGHKRTVVVEGGSSRHHSIRKGVNALASKLNGQQTPDVVLIHDVVRPFLQEEILREVAVAARDHGAAGAIKPLVSTVVARDADGFLECSLDRSKYRASEMPQGFRFDVIHTAYKKCNDHDMEYGTECLHLAQKYSGVTPILVETSYDLWKVTYPKDLYAAEGIIKSRMKSTAIISTEDTDVLSELTSLLKLDLSQVEVFNELSTIPELFQDSIIALSSYKNIPTVTERCRKYLRPGAILVHVCFLNNQLDSNDSVDLLRMMELFRGENQPCIIVNVVVCKKSSCLQNVAKVLSSLIIDHRVEYSGQVFFC